CATCTGAAGGAGTGAATGTCATTCGTGATGTTCCCAATCTCTCAGATGTACGGACGATTAATGAAGTGCTTAAAAGTTTAAACGCAAAAATCACGCATGATCCAGAAAAAGGGGAAGTCATCGTAGATTCACGTGGAAGACTAGCTGATGAAGCACAATTTGAATTTGTACGTAAAATGCGCGCATCCATTTTAGTAATGGGACCGTTACTGGCGCGTAACGGATTCGCACGTATTGCATTGCCAGGCGGCTGTGCAATCGGTTCAAGACCCATTGACCAACATTTGAAAGGCTTCGAAGCAATGGGAGCAGAAATTTCATTTGGACATGGTCATGTTGAAGCAAAAGTAGACGGACGATTAAAAGGCGCGAAGATCTACTTGGATTTCCCAAGCGTAGGTGCAACAGAAAATATTATGACGGCTGCTGCTCTCGCGGAAGGTACAACGATCATCGAGAACGCTGCCAAAGAACCTGAAATTGTCGACTTGTCGAATTTCATCAATGAAATGGGCGGTAAAGTCGTAGGTGCAGGTACGGATACTATTCGTATCGAAGGTGTACAGACAATGTATGCATCGGTTCATCACATTATTCCGGATCGTATCGAAGCAGGAACATTCATGGTAGCTGCAGCAATTACAGGTGGAGACGTTACCATCGACAATGCAGTACCTGAACATTCTACAGCTTTAATTTCCAAATTAACGGAAATGGGCGTAGACATTACTCCGTTGGATGAAGGGATTCGCGTTACAGCGAAGCATCCACTAAAGGCAGTTGACTTGAAGACGATGCCGCATCCAGGTTTCCCGACAGATATGCAATCACAAATGATGGCATTGATGTTAACAGCTACCGGTATCGGTGTGTTAACGGAAACCGTATTTGAAAATCGTTTTATGCACGTTGAAGAATTCCGCCGTATGAACGCGGATGTGAAGATCGAAGGGCGTTCTGTTATTGTTTCAGGGCCTTCAAAACTCCAAGGTGCGGAAGTCGCAGCCACAGACTTGCGTGCCGCTGCATCACTCATCCTAGCCGGACTCGTAGCAGAAGGCGTTACACGTGTGACTGAATTGATTCACTTAGATCGCGGTTATGTGAACTTTGATAAAAAGCTCAAAGCCCTAGGCGCAGACATAACACGTGTTTCAACTGAACAAGAAGTTTCAGAATCTCAACTAGTATAATGAACGACGCCATGGACAGTCCGCTGTTCATGGTTTTTTCATGGATTCCAATGAATACGAAATCTCCGCTTAACATATAGTCTAGTATGTACAAAAAACTACTCCTTTTATTCATCATTCTCACATTATTTTTTATTCCTATTCTTGTAAGACAAGCGCCAGAATTTAAACTGGTAGACCAACGAGAGGAGAAGTATTGCGATGCCATGATCACGGTCATAGGTGTGGACGAGCCGATTCCGCTAGAAGAGTATGTCGTCGGAGTGGTAGCAGGTGAGATGCCGGCTGATTTTCATCCCGAAGCATTGAAAGCGCAAGTGATTGCTGCCCGCACATATGCCGCAAGAAACACAGACAAAGGGGCCAAGCCGATCGCTAAAGATGTCTCTGCTCAAGTGTATCGCACAGAATCTGAACGTAAAGAGCGTTGGGGCAAGGCGTTCAACGACAATGAAAAGAAAGTGCGCAAAGCGGCGGAAGAGACGAAAGGTCAAATCATTGTGTACGGGGAAGAAATCATATCCGCCATGTTTTTCTCTACATCCAATGGAAAAACTGAAGCTGCACAAAACTTTAGCGGCAATCCAGTCGAGTATTTACAGAGCGTGGAAAGTCCAGGCGAAGAAGATGTAGCCCCTACCGTAGAGCGCAAGCAAGAGCTAACATTGACTGAATGGAATCGTAAACTCGGTTTCAACTGGGATGCCAATCAATTTCGTGAACTGAAGCTCGTTCGCAATCAAACCGGACGTGTCCAGAAAATCATCTCTGGACAATATGAAACAAGTGGGCGACAAATTCGTGAAAAGCTTCATTTGGCCTCTACCGATTTCAATATTGCGTATGATGTTAACAATCAAATCGTCCATATTACGACCGTTGGTTATGGCCATGGAGTCGGGATGAGTCAATACGGTGCGGAGGCTTTTGCGCAAAAAGGATGGACCGCAGATCAAATTGTGTCTCACTATTATACAGGCACAAAAATCCAGCAAATAAATTTACCTGAAGATCGATGTTTAAAATCCTCTTAACTTGCAAAGAATGCAAGTGAGGTGATGAACATGCGAGAAGAAAAACCAAAGGCCCCTTCTCAGGAGAACAAGAAAACGAAGAACGGCTGGTTCTGGCCTGCCATTTATACGAGCGTAGCGCTTTTATTCATCGGCATGGTATGGGGATACACCGCATTGACGACGGAAGAATCAGCACCGTCTGAAGTGGCAAAAGTAGAGCAGCCAAAAGAAAACGCCACGGTAGAAACAAACGCAGCAAAGGAAACACTGAAGTATCCATTCGATGAAGCAAAAGTAGATCAAGTCGCCATCTTACAAGAATTTTATGATGCAGAAGCAGACGAAGCAGTGCGTGAGAAAGCACTACTCGTATTCAACCAGACGTACGTCACCAGCAAAGGACTTTCTCTATCGATGGATGGAGAACCATTCGAAGCTGTAGCGGCAATGAGTGGAACAGTCGAAGAAGTCATCGTGGATTCATTCAAAGGCACAGAAATTAGATTGAAACACGCGGACGGAAAGTCAACAGTCTACGGTTCATTGACAGGCGTACTTGTGAAAGAAGGCGACACAGTCGAACAAGGACAAGTGCTTGCCGAGACGACGCAGAATGAATGGAATCCTGAAGCAGGCGTCCACTTGCAATTCGAAATCCAGCAAGATGGAGTAGCCGTAAATCCACACGATTTCCTAGCATTTTAATACGAAGCACCCAAGCCATTCCAGCCCCCGGAATGGCTTTTTTCATATGTTGACACCTGTTCGCATACACTACATTAGTCAAAGGAGTGAATAGAGAAAGGAAGAGGGCGTGCACGAGCAAATTAGAAAACGCTGCGTACGACTGGGCAAGCTACTGATCGAGACCAACTTGACAGTGCGCGCGCTAGCCAATGCGACCGGCTACTCCAAAAGCACGGTCCACAAAGACTTGACCGAACGACTACCAAATGTAGATCCATGCTTGTCACGGGAAGTCGCAGAAATTCTGGCCTACCACAAATCCATCCGCCACCTACGCGGAGGAGAAGCCACCCGCCAAAAATGGAAAAATGAAACCGAAGCTCAAAAAGCAGATGCCTAACCCCACTGAAAATGAAGCAATAAAGTACTGTACCCATACAAGCAGCCTGAACATGTGAAAAGCTATCCAGAGGAATGTATCTGGATAGCTTTTGTGTGATTGTGTGATGGGGGATCGTTGGATTGGGTTGGGTTGAGTTAGGTTGGGGTTGGGCGGAGCTGGGCTGGGGCCGGACCCGGGCCGCTCAATGCTGAGTGCTATCCGCTCAATGTCATTCCGCAAGCGCTCAATGCGTTGGCTTATCCGCTCAATGTCCTGCGCTATCCGCTCTATACAACTTCGCGAGCGCTCAATGTGTCGGCTCAAGCGCTCAATCGTCCGCGCTATCATGCTCAAAGTCTGTCCGTAAGTGCTCAATGTGTTGGCTTACCCGCTCAATGTCCTGTGCTATCCGCTCTATACAACCCCGCAAACGCTCTATGTATTGTCTGAAGTGATCAATCGCCCGGGTCATCCGCTCAATCCTCGTGCGCGAGTGCTCAATGTTTCGCTTTAAGCGCTCAATCGTTCGCGCTATCATGCTCTAAGCCTGTCCGCGCGTGCTTAGTGTATTGTCTAAAAGACTGTATTGCTCGCGCCATCTCGCTCTATGTCTGTCCGTAAGCGCTCAATGTGTTGGCTTGCTCGCTCAATGTCCTGCGCTATCCGCTCTATACAACTTCGCGAGTGCTCTATGTATTGTCTGAAGCGCTCAATCGCCCGGGTCATCCGCTCAATCCTCGTGCGCCAGTGCTCAATGTTTCGCTTTAAGCGCTCAATCGTTCGCGCTATCATACTCTAAGTCTATCCGCGAGTGCTTAGTGTGTTGTCCAAAACACTGTATTGCCCGCGCCATCTTGCTCAATGCCCGTCCGTCAGCGCTCAATGTGCTGGCTTACCCGCTCTATACAACTTCGCTAGCGCTCTATGTATCGTCTCAATCGCTCAATCGCCGGGGCTATCCGCTCAATCCTCGTGCGCAAGCGCTCAATGTGCAAGCTTAACCGCTCTAACCCACCACCCTCACCCCCAAAAACATGTATAATAGACACCAATCAACGCCAACAGGAGGAATGAATCATGACGAAAAAGTATATCCTAGCGCTCGATCAAGGTACGACGAGCTCACGTGCGATCCTATTTGATAAAAAAGGTGACATCTTCCATACCGCGCAACAGGAATTTACGCAGTATTTTCCGAAGCCTGGCTGGGTGGAGCATAATGCGGATGAAATTTGGAGCTCGGTTCTGTCTGTCATCGCGGCTGTCATTTCTGAAAAAAATATTGCCGCCACGCAAATTGAGGGGATTGGCATCACCAATCAACGTGAAACGACGGTCGTGTGGGATAAGCATACTGGCAACCCAGTTTACCATGCGATCGTTTGGCAATCCCGCCAGACAGCTGACGTGTGTGAAGAATTAAAAGCGGCAGGGCACGATGATGTATTCCGCACTAAAACGGGCTTGCTAATTGATTCGTATTTCTCAGGAACGAAAGTGAAATGGATTTTGGACAATGTAGAAGGCGCGCGTGAAAAAGCTGACAACGGAGACTTGCTATTTGGCACAATCGATACGTGGATTATTTGGAAATTGTCAGGCGGTGCAGCACATGTTACCGACTACTCGAATGCCTCGCGCACGCTCATGTACAATATTCACGACTTGGAGTGGGATGAAGAGTTACTCAACATATTAAATGTTCCTAAAACAATGTTGCCGACTGTCTGCCAATCTTCCGAAATTTACACACACACGGATACTAGACACTTCTTCGGTCACAATGCACCAATCGCGGGGATCGCTGGTGATCAGCAGGCGGCTTTATTTGGCCAGGCGTGCTTTGAAAGCGGGATGGTGAAAAACACGTACGGCACAGGTTGTTTCATGCTGATGAATACAGGGGAGAAAGCGGTGACGTCTGATAACGGGTTATTGACGACCATCGCGTGGGGAATTGATGGGAAAGTGGAATACGCACTTGAAGGCAGTATTTTCGTCGCGGGTTCTGCGATTCAATGGCTGCGTGACGGACTGCGTATGTTCCGTAGCGCGTCTGAAAGTGAAAGTTATGCGAAGCGCGTCCAATCGACGGATGGTGTCTACGTCGTACCGGCATTCGTCGGGCTCGGCACACCGTACTGGGACAGCGACGTCAAAGGCGCGGTATTCGGCTTGACTCGCGGTACAACAAAAGAACATTTCGTGCGCGCTACTATCGAATCACTCGCTTACCAAACGAAAGACGTTCTCGACGCAATGGAAGCGGACTCGGGGATTTCATTGAAAACGTTACGGGTTGATGGGGGCGTGGTGGACAATGACTTCCTGATGCAATTTCAGGCAGATTTGCTTAACGTGCCAGTCGAGCGTTCGACGATCAATGAAACGACGGCTCTCGGTGCGGCGTATCTTGCAGGTCTGGCGGTAGGATTTTGGAAGGACCGCAATGAAATCGCAGACTACTGGCGTCTCGATCGACCTTTTGAGCCGAATATGGAAGAGGCGGTACGCGAAGATCTCTACAAAGGGTGGCAAAAAGCTATTCACGCAACGATTGCCTTTAAATAATTCATTAGCCGCCGCTAACTTGCTGGCGGCTTTTAGTTTTGCCGACCACTATCGAAAAATGCCAAATAAAGTAGAAATATGATATAATGAACAGCTAAGAGTGTAATCAGACAGAACGTATGAGGAAGGAGTCGTGGTCACGATGTTTTCAAAAGATATTGGAATAGACCTAGGTACCGCCAATGTATTGATATATGTGAAAGACAACGGTCTCGTCATCAATGAGCCGGCTGTCATGGCGATCGATAAGCGTACGGACGAGCCTGTGGCGTTTGGTGAAGAGGCGTATCACATGATGGGTCGTTCACCAGAACATATCCAGATCGTACGTCCAATGAAAGCTGGGAACATTGCGGAGTTTGAGATGACCCGCGTGTTGATCAGACACTTCCTCGAAAAAGCGCTAGGAAAAAGCCTGCGTCTCAAACCCCATATTACGGTATGCTGTAAAGCGGATACGACGCGAGTGGAAAAAAACGTGATCCGACAAGTGCTGATGGGGGCGGGAGCCAAACAAGTCGTTATAGAAGAAGAATCAAAAGTAGCGGCACTTGGTGCAGGTATTGATATATCCAAGCCTTCAGGCAATATGATAGTCGATCTCGGTGCGGGCACGACAGATGCATCCGTGCTGTCGATGGGGGAAATCGTATCGTTTACGAAAACGAATATTGGCGGCCTTCATTTCGATCAATGTATCATCCAACATATACGAAAAAAACATAATGTTTATATAGGTGAAAAAACGGCAGAACAAGTGAAAAAAGGCATTGGTGTCGTGTTGATGAGTGGAGAAAAACCGAACACGATGAATGTGCATGGTAGCGACCTGGCAACAGGCATTCCGAAAACGATTGAAGTCACAGCGGAAGAGATTCGTCAGGCATTGCAACTACCGATTAGTAAAATCATAGAGACAACTAGAGACGCGCTGGAAGACACACCGCCTGAGCTCGCTGCGGATATCGCACAGCGGGGCATCATTTTAATCGGCGGTGGCGCATGGCTACCGGGAATAGATACCTTATTATCCGAACACCTCAACGTTCCGGTTTTCATTGCGGAAAATCCACTTACTTGTATGGCGGAAGGCGCTGGACTGCTACTAGACTCGGATGGTAAAACTTCAACACGCATAATTTGACCTGCCATGCAAGCTGCAAGTAGTGTATACTAAAAACATCGATTTATCTGACATGACGATGCAAAGGAGTGAAATGAAATGTTTCGTGGTTTTTACACAGTAGGATCAGGCATGATCGCACAGCAACGCCGTACGGAAATGCTGTCAAACAATATCGCGAACGCCAACACGCCAGGCTATAAGGCGGAGCAGTCGACGATTCGTGCATTTCCTGACATGTTGATGTCCCGCTTGGATTCAACGCGCGTACCGACGGAAAAAGGCTTGAACTTTAGAAATCTTTCCGAAGTCGGTGAACTTTCGACGGGCGTTTATATGCAAGAAACCTTGCCGTTATTCGCACAAGGACAGTTGCGTGAAACGGAACAGAAGACCGACATCGCGTTATTTGATGGACCGATGGAAGTCAATGAAGAGACAGGCGTTGCAGGAACCGTGTTTTTCACGCTAGAAGGTGAGAATGGCGGTCAATACTATACACGAAACGGTAATTTCGCTGTCAACGCAGAAGGATACTTGACCAATCCATCCGGCTTATATGTCCTAGACGATGCAGGCAATCGGATCGAACTGACAAGTGATGATATTCGCGTGACGGATTCAGGAGCGATCTTCGCCGGGGAAACAGAAGTCGCGACGCTAGGTATTGCCTACTCTGACGCACCGGATACAATGTCCAAGCAAGACAACGGACTCTTCACGACGATCGACGGCAATGCGTTACCTACAGGCGGCACCTACTCGATGCAACAAGGCTATCTCGAAGATTCCAACGTCGATGCCGCGCGCTCGATGACGGATATGCTGACAGCCTATCGTGCATTTGAAGCCAATCAAAAAATCCTACAAGCTTATGATCGCAGTATGGAAAAAGCGGTCAATGAAGTAGGTCGGGTCAATTAATGACTACATATAGAAGCATGCGAAAAGGAAGTGACCTTTGATGATCCGCACGATGACTACAGCGACCAACACGATGAACCAGTTGCAGCAACGTCTCGACTTGATCGGCAACAACTTATCGAACGTCGGTACGCATGGATATAAATCCTCGGCAGCTACATTCCAAGAACTTTTATTCCAGCAAATGAATAATGACAAAGCCGACCAAGCCGAGCGCAGTTCAGATTTTGGCATCCGTATGGGGACAGGCGCACATCTCGGTAGCTTGCAAATGAACTGGAAAGTGGGCTCTGTTCAAATAACGGACCGCCAGCTAGACTTTGCGCTAACAGAACCGAAACAACATTTTAATTTGATCCAGCCAACGGACGGTGGAGAAGAAATCATTTATTCACGTAAAGGGAATTTCTACTTATCCCCAACTGCAAACGGGGACAATGCGCTAGTCAATGAAGAAGGACTCGCAGTGGCGGATAGCGCAGGTCGTCCAATCGTCTTTTCCGGACAGGCAACCGACTATCAAATTCGTCCGAACGGTGTATTGCAAGTGACGACACCGCAAGGCACACAGGAATTTAATCTCGGTGTCACCGTCTTAGAAAAACCTGATTCCATGGTTCAACTTTCCGCAACCAACTTTGGTTTGCCGACAGACCTAGCAGCGCTCGGACTGACAGCAAATGACGTATTGACTGAAATGACAGGCGCTGGACGAAGTCAGATTGGCTTGCAAAATCAAGCGCTCGAAACTTCCAACGTAGAGTATGAAAAAGAAATGGCGGATTTGATTTCGACGCAACGTGCCTATCAATTCAATGCGCGTTCCGTAACCATGGCGGACCAGATGATGGGCTTAATTAATGGCATTCGCTAACGCGTGCAATAGGAGTATTTACTATGACAGATAAAAATAAAAACTTCAAAAAAATAACAGAACCACTATCACCCGTGCAACCATTCGAACCATTGAAGACTCCCGAACCGGCAGAAATGGAAGAACCGATCGAACTGACAGAGACAGATCCTGTCGTACCCGCTGAAATGGACGAAGTGGCAGTTGCGGTCGCAGAGCCACTCACAGCAGACGAAGAAGTTCAAGAAGACATTGAGTCGACAACGGAGATAGAAGCGCCTGAAACTGCTCCTGATGCTCCAGAAGAGGCAATAGAAGAAACACCACTAGTCGAAACAGAACCTGTCAAAAAATTGCCTGCGCCAGAAGAGTCCAACACGACATTCTGGTCAAAGATCAAATCAAAATGGCCACGCAGAGAGCGCGCTGAAAAAATCGCAAAACCCGTTAGTGAAATGCGCTGGGTCCAAGTCCGCATGATCCCGATCTGGTTGCGACTGCTGATTGTACTCGTATTGCTTGTCCTAGCAGCTATAGCAGGTACCATGGTTGGATTCAGTGTAATTGGTGACGGATCAGTAGGCGATGTCTTTAAAAAAGAGACATGGACGCATATTTTTGATATCATGAACGGTAAATAAGTACAGAAACATCTGATTACTTCAGAACCTCTGGAATAAAGGAGACATATTTCATGCTGAATGCTCAACAAATACAAGAAATTATCCCGCATCGCTATCCATTTTTGCTCGTCGATCGCATCGAAGAACTCGAAGAAGGTAAGCGTGCAGTCGGGTTAAAAAACGTTTCAATCAATGAAGACTTCTTCAACGGTCACTTCCCAGGCTATCCGGTCATGCCAGGCGTCCTCATCGTAGAAGCACTGGCCCAAGTCGGCGCTGTCGCTCTACTCAAAAAAGAAGAAAACAAAGGCCGTCTAGCATTTTTCGCAGGCATCGACAACTGCCGCTTCAAACGTCAAGTCACACCAGGCGACACCCTTCGTCTCGAAGTGGAAATTGTGCGCTTGCGTGGTTCAATCGGTAAAGGAAAAGCCATCGCAACCGTTGAAGGCGAAGTGGCATGCGAAGCAGATATTACGTTCGCACTCGGCCCCGTCCAAGAGCAATAACATCACGAAGCAGTACTAGAAAGTTGATATAATAATCATTGGAATGCCAAGCAAGGCATACAGTGGGAGGGTACATTACAGCATGTTAAAGAAGCTTTCTCCAAATATAAAGAGCAGCATCACTCGTTCGATTTCTCAATCATTTGAACAATATATGAGTGAAATCGGCTGGTCAGCGGAAGAATACAATATCGAACAATTTTATGCGAACTGGCGGGAATACATCACGACCAAAGCGCTTTGGTACGACAAGATACCAGACGACGTCAAAGTAGATCCCGAGTTCCACAAAGAATTGGCAGAGCGCGTGGAGGAAGTATTAATCCGCATACTCAATGATCCACCGACCGAAGAACAGATCGCACAAATTGAAATTTTACAACAAAATCTCGACACGCATTATGATTATGGCTGTAAAGCGGAAGCTGTATACGTTCAAAACATATTAGAAACTACATCAGCCTATCCGAATAATTAAAACGAATAGTTCTCTCCTTTTCGCACAAGCTACCGTTGAACATACCAATACGTATGGTTCACAGCTCGTAAAAAAGGAGGGAATTTTTTTATGATCAGAAAAGCTCTACCCGTAGTTTTCGCATCCGCACTCGTTCTGACCGCATGTAACACGAACGACGGCGCACTGCCGAACAACAACGAAACACCTATGCAAGACGTAGAACGTGACAATACGCCAAACGACAATCAGCGTATGGGTCCAAACCTCGACGGTCTTGACGACAACGATGACCGCGGCATCATGAACAACGACGGCGATGGGATCATGAACGGTGACGGTGAAGGCATCATGGAGGAAACGCGTGAAGGAATCGAAAAAACACGCGAAGAACTCCTTGATGACAACAACGAAAACCGTGGCGCACGCGACGACAACAACATGAACGGCAACATGAACGGTAGCGACTCTGCTCCTGACGGCGTTATACGCAATGACGATCGTAAAGAGTGATGATTCCCGCCATTATAAAAACGGCCCTGCATATTACATGCTAGGGTCGTTTTTGTGTGGGTTTTTTTGGGTGTGTATGCTCTATGTGGTGTGGTATCCGATCAAACTTCATTCGCGAGCGCTCTATGTGTCCTCCCGAGCGCTCTATCGCACGCGCTATTCGCTCAATGTCCTTTCGTATGCGCTCTATGTATCTTTGGAATCGCTCAATGCTAGTGTGTGAGCGCTCAAAGTGGCATCATATCCGCTCAAACTCCGCGAGCCGCTCAATCCATCCTCCCGAGCGCTCTATCGCACGCGCTATCCGCTCAATGTCCTTGCGCATACGCTCTATGTATCTTTGGAATCGCTCAATGCTGGTGTGTGAGCGCTCTATGAGGCATCGTATCCGCTCAAACTCCGCGAGCCGCTCAATCCATCCGCTCGAGCGCTCTATCGCACGCGCTATTCGCTCATTGTACTTTCGTATGCGCTCTATCAATCCTTGAACCCGCTCAATGCTAGCGTGTGAGCGCTCAAAGTGGCATCGTATCCGCTCAAACTCCGCGGGCCGCTCAATCCATCCGTCCGAGCGCTCTATCGCACGCGCCATCCGCTCAATGTCCTTGCGCATGCGCTCTATCAATCCTTGAACCCGCTCAATGCTAGCGTGTGAGCGCTCTAAGTGGCATCGTAACCGCTCAAACTCCGCGAGCCGCTCAATCCATCCTCCCGAGTGCTCTATTGCACGCGCTATTCGCTCAATGTCCTTCCATATGCGCTCTATGTATCCTTGGATCCGCTCAATGCTAGCGTGTGAGCGCTCTAAGTGGCATCGTATACGCTCAAACTCCGCGAGCCGCTCAATCCATCCGCCCGAGCGCTCTATCGCACGCGCCATCCGCTCAATGTCCTTGCGCATACGCTCTATGTATCCTTGGAATCGCTCAATGCTAGTGTGTGAGCGCTCAAAGTGGCATCATATCCGCTCAAACTCCGCGAGCCGCTCAATCCATCCTCCCGAGCGCTCTATCGCACGCGCCATCCGCTCAATGTCCTTCCGTATGCGCTCTATATGTCCTTGGAACTGCTCAATGCTAGTGTGTGAACGCTCTAAGTGCTATCGTATCCGCTCAAACTCCGCGAGCCGCTCAATCCATCCTCCCGAGCGCTCTATTGCACGCGCTATTCGCTCAATGTCCTTGCGCATGCGCTCTATGTATCCTTGAATCCGCTCAATGCTGGTGTGTGAGTGCTCAATGTGGCATCGTAACCGCTCAAACTCCGCGAGCCGCTCAATCCATCCTCCCGAGCGCTCTATCGCACGCGCTATCCGCTCAATGTACCTCCGTATGCGCTCAATGTGTCCTTGGATCCGCTCAATGCTGGTGTGTGAGCGCTCAATGTGGCATCGTATCCGCTCAAACTCCGCGAGCCGCTCAATCCATCCTCCCGAGCGCTCTATCGCACGCGCTATCCGCTCAATGTCTTTCCGTATACGCTCTATCAATCCTTGAATCCGCTCAATGCCAGCATACAAGCGCTCTATACAGTATTGTATCCGCTCAAACATCCCCAAGCGCTCAATCACCCCCGCCATCCGCTCAATCCCACCGCCCATCCATCCCAGAAACCCAAAAAACCAAAAAAAAGCCACCCAAAAAAGGGCAGCCCATCCATCACAACTTCGTCTTCTCATCAAGCTCCGTGTCACGCTTCAACTTCGGCCGATCCCACATAGCCGTTTGGAATTGCTCGAGCAGCGCATCGCCTTCCAAACCTTCATCCATCAACTCTTCCAGCAAATGCTCGGGATACTTCGATCGGACACGCTTCAACCGTCCTTTCATCAAAACGGAAATCCGGTCCCCGATCTGCCGCCAATTTTCCACCGCCACATCAAATGAAGCGGGCTCGTTGCCAGGATACGAAATGACGACGCGCACGGTCAGTAATGTCTCTTCGACTTTCCACTTTTCCATAATGTCCTTATGCTTGGCATCAATGAATAGCTCCAGCACCCACAAACGATGACTGTTCTCCTGGTTGATAATAATGCCGTCAAATAGCGGGAATGCAAGCACACCGCTCTCCTGAATTACTTCCACCGAAATCATTTTAAACGTCTTCAATTCCATCACCTCGGTACAATTTTCCCAAGTATAGCATAAAAATCTCAAAATACTCGAGAATTCAAAAATGCCGTGTAGCTCACCACGCAGAAACCGCATATTACCGCGAATGTCCAAAAACTCCTTCGAATGAAAATTTAAAAAACATACCGAAAATCATAGCAAAATTCAATTTTGCCACTTTGCCAACGAGAACCCATGTAGATTACTATAAGGGCAGCACAAAGAAAGGAGGAACCAACTCGTGAACCAATTGGCTTTAGTAGGGAACATCACCAAAGACCTCGTATTAAAAGAACACGCATCAGGACGTGTCAACACCACGTTCGTCCTCGCTATCAATCGCAGCTTCAAAAACGCAAACGGGGAAGTAGCAACCGACTTCGTGCTGTGCTCCGTCTGGGGACGATCCGCCGAAAACCTAGTCCGTCACTGTGGCAAAGGATCGCTCGTAGGCGTCAGTGGAAGCATTCAGACCCGGAACTACGAACGCGAAGATCGATCGAAAGTGTATGTCACGGAAGTCGTGTGCAATGAAATCCGCTTCTTGTCGAAATCAATTAAATCTCAACACGCAGAAATGAAAACACATTCGTCTACTGAGCCCAAACGTTTTGAAGAAGCGAA
This window of the Sporosarcina ureae genome carries:
- the murA gene encoding UDP-N-acetylglucosamine 1-carboxyvinyltransferase — protein: MEKIIINGGRTLQGNVRVEGAKNAVLPILAAALLASEGVNVIRDVPNLSDVRTINEVLKSLNAKITHDPEKGEVIVDSRGRLADEAQFEFVRKMRASILVMGPLLARNGFARIALPGGCAIGSRPIDQHLKGFEAMGAEISFGHGHVEAKVDGRLKGAKIYLDFPSVGATENIMTAAALAEGTTIIENAAKEPEIVDLSNFINEMGGKVVGAGTDTIRIEGVQTMYASVHHIIPDRIEAGTFMVAAAITGGDVTIDNAVPEHSTALISKLTEMGVDITPLDEGIRVTAKHPLKAVDLKTMPHPGFPTDMQSQMMALMLTATGIGVLTETVFENRFMHVEEFRRMNADVKIEGRSVIVSGPSKLQGAEVAATDLRAAASLILAGLVAEGVTRVTELIHLDRGYVNFDKKLKALGADITRVSTEQEVSESQLV
- the spoIID gene encoding stage II sporulation protein D; the encoded protein is MITVIGVDEPIPLEEYVVGVVAGEMPADFHPEALKAQVIAARTYAARNTDKGAKPIAKDVSAQVYRTESERKERWGKAFNDNEKKVRKAAEETKGQIIVYGEEIISAMFFSTSNGKTEAAQNFSGNPVEYLQSVESPGEEDVAPTVERKQELTLTEWNRKLGFNWDANQFRELKLVRNQTGRVQKIISGQYETSGRQIREKLHLASTDFNIAYDVNNQIVHITTVGYGHGVGMSQYGAEAFAQKGWTADQIVSHYYTGTKIQQINLPEDRCLKSS
- a CDS encoding M23 family metallopeptidase: MREEKPKAPSQENKKTKNGWFWPAIYTSVALLFIGMVWGYTALTTEESAPSEVAKVEQPKENATVETNAAKETLKYPFDEAKVDQVAILQEFYDAEADEAVREKALLVFNQTYVTSKGLSLSMDGEPFEAVAAMSGTVEEVIVDSFKGTEIRLKHADGKSTVYGSLTGVLVKEGDTVEQGQVLAETTQNEWNPEAGVHLQFEIQQDGVAVNPHDFLAF
- a CDS encoding sporulation transcriptional regulator SpoIIID translates to MHEQIRKRCVRLGKLLIETNLTVRALANATGYSKSTVHKDLTERLPNVDPCLSREVAEILAYHKSIRHLRGGEATRQKWKNETEAQKADA
- the glpK gene encoding glycerol kinase GlpK gives rise to the protein MTKKYILALDQGTTSSRAILFDKKGDIFHTAQQEFTQYFPKPGWVEHNADEIWSSVLSVIAAVISEKNIAATQIEGIGITNQRETTVVWDKHTGNPVYHAIVWQSRQTADVCEELKAAGHDDVFRTKTGLLIDSYFSGTKVKWILDNVEGAREKADNGDLLFGTIDTWIIWKLSGGAAHVTDYSNASRTLMYNIHDLEWDEELLNILNVPKTMLPTVCQSSEIYTHTDTRHFFGHNAPIAGIAGDQQAALFGQACFESGMVKNTYGTGCFMLMNTGEKAVTSDNGLLTTIAWGIDGKVEYALEGSIFVAGSAIQWLRDGLRMFRSASESESYAKRVQSTDGVYVVPAFVGLGTPYWDSDVKGAVFGLTRGTTKEHFVRATIESLAYQTKDVLDAMEADSGISLKTLRVDGGVVDNDFLMQFQADLLNVPVERSTINETTALGAAYLAGLAVGFWKDRNEIADYWRLDRPFEPNMEEAVREDLYKGWQKAIHATIAFK
- a CDS encoding rod shape-determining protein codes for the protein MFSKDIGIDLGTANVLIYVKDNGLVINEPAVMAIDKRTDEPVAFGEEAYHMMGRSPEHIQIVRPMKAGNIAEFEMTRVLIRHFLEKALGKSLRLKPHITVCCKADTTRVEKNVIRQVLMGAGAKQVVIEEESKVAALGAGIDISKPSGNMIVDLGAGTTDASVLSMGEIVSFTKTNIGGLHFDQCIIQHIRKKHNVYIGEKTAEQVKKGIGVVLMSGEKPNTMNVHGSDLATGIPKTIEVTAEEIRQALQLPISKIIETTRDALEDTPPELAADIAQRGIILIGGGAWLPGIDTLLSEHLNVPVFIAENPLTCMAEGAGLLLDSDGKTSTRII
- a CDS encoding flagellar hook-basal body protein, which codes for MFRGFYTVGSGMIAQQRRTEMLSNNIANANTPGYKAEQSTIRAFPDMLMSRLDSTRVPTEKGLNFRNLSEVGELSTGVYMQETLPLFAQGQLRETEQKTDIALFDGPMEVNEETGVAGTVFFTLEGENGGQYYTRNGNFAVNAEGYLTNPSGLYVLDDAGNRIELTSDDIRVTDSGAIFAGETEVATLGIAYSDAPDTMSKQDNGLFTTIDGNALPTGGTYSMQQGYLEDSNVDAARSMTDMLTAYRAFEANQKILQAYDRSMEKAVNEVGRVN